In one window of Maribacter sp. BPC-D8 DNA:
- a CDS encoding GNAT family N-acetyltransferase translates to MVTLKGKQIYLRALEQKDLDFLYALENDTDVWEVSGTVTPFSKDVLQLYLDSAHRDIYDVKQLRLVICSQEDQALGLIDVFDFEPNHKRAGIGIIILDKNQRNKGVGAEAITLLCTYLFEVLGLRQVYANILEENAPSLHLFKKLGFQEIGMKKDWVRFKDTYKNEILLQKINS, encoded by the coding sequence GTGGTAACATTAAAAGGAAAGCAGATTTATCTAAGGGCTTTAGAACAAAAAGACCTCGATTTTCTGTACGCACTTGAGAATGATACTGATGTTTGGGAAGTAAGCGGCACGGTAACGCCATTTTCTAAAGATGTGCTGCAGCTGTATCTAGATAGTGCTCATCGAGATATTTATGATGTCAAGCAATTGCGTTTGGTTATCTGTTCGCAAGAGGACCAAGCTCTAGGTTTAATTGATGTTTTTGATTTTGAACCTAATCATAAGCGTGCGGGTATTGGTATTATTATACTAGATAAAAATCAAAGAAATAAAGGAGTAGGGGCAGAAGCAATAACATTGCTGTGTACTTACTTGTTTGAAGTTTTGGGTTTAAGGCAGGTTTATGCCAATATTTTAGAGGAAAATGCGCCAAGCTTGCATTTGTTTAAAAAGTTAGGTTTTCAAGAAATTGGAATGAAGAAAGATTGGGTACGTTTTAAGGATACCTATAAGAATGAAATATTATTGCAAAAAATAAATAGTTAA
- the mltG gene encoding endolytic transglycosylase MltG has product MNIKRILLGVVLLGLIGGGIFGYTFYGTFFTPNTNFDNEEAVVYIPTGATIDNLKDQLSSVLEDFDSFEAAADRKGYLSNIKAGKYKIGKGMNNNEIVNSLRSGNIPVKVSFNNQESINDLAGRIASQIEADSISLVAAFDDLEFLKANGFDDANKISLYIPNSYEFFWNTSVESFRGKMLKEYNRFWTDTRKEKASALGLKPNEVIALASIVHKETAKVDERPTVAGVYLNRLRKGMLLQADPTVIYAIKKETGNFDTVIKRVLYKDLEMDSPYNTYKYAGLPPGPIAMPDITAIDAVLNPKKHNYYYFVANVEKFGYHMFAENLTQHNRNKAQYIRWINAQKINR; this is encoded by the coding sequence ATGAACATCAAGCGTATTTTATTAGGTGTAGTGCTTTTAGGTTTAATTGGAGGTGGAATTTTTGGGTACACATTTTATGGTACTTTTTTTACTCCGAATACAAATTTTGATAATGAAGAGGCAGTTGTATATATTCCTACCGGTGCAACAATAGATAATTTAAAAGATCAGCTTTCTTCTGTATTAGAAGATTTTGATTCATTTGAGGCTGCTGCAGATAGAAAAGGATATTTATCCAACATAAAAGCGGGAAAATATAAGATAGGTAAAGGAATGAATAACAATGAGATAGTAAACTCATTGCGAAGCGGGAATATACCGGTAAAAGTATCATTCAATAATCAAGAAAGTATTAATGATCTGGCAGGTAGAATTGCAAGTCAGATCGAAGCTGATAGCATATCGCTCGTTGCGGCGTTCGATGATTTAGAGTTCTTGAAGGCTAACGGATTTGATGATGCCAATAAAATATCGCTTTACATACCTAATAGTTATGAATTCTTTTGGAACACATCTGTAGAATCTTTTAGAGGTAAAATGTTGAAAGAATATAATCGTTTCTGGACTGATACTCGTAAAGAGAAGGCAAGTGCACTTGGTTTAAAGCCGAATGAAGTAATTGCTTTAGCATCAATTGTGCATAAAGAAACGGCAAAGGTAGATGAAAGACCTACTGTTGCTGGGGTGTATTTAAATAGATTGAGAAAGGGGATGTTATTACAGGCGGATCCTACTGTTATTTACGCCATAAAGAAAGAGACCGGCAATTTCGATACCGTTATAAAAAGAGTATTGTATAAAGATTTAGAAATGGATTCTCCTTACAATACTTACAAATATGCAGGTCTACCGCCGGGACCAATTGCAATGCCTGATATTACGGCTATAGATGCTGTTTTGAACCCGAAAAAGCATAATTACTACTACTTTGTAGCAAATGTTGAAAAGTTCGGTTATCATATGTTTGCAGAGAATTTAACGCAGCACAACCGAAATAAAGCACAGTACATCCGATGGATTAATGCTCAGAAAATCAATAGGTAA
- a CDS encoding SAM-dependent methyltransferase has translation MSVQNGKIGKVYLIPTTLGDMPPLEVLPISIKQTIEKLDHYIVENEKTARHFIKKISPRKSQPSLKLFALNKFTEAAEIPSFLNPCLEGFDVGILSEAGCPGIADPGAAVVKIAHDKNIQVVPLVGPSSILLALMASGMNGQNFAFNGYLPIDGSERKKYIKNLERKSKEDNQSQVFIETPYRNNKMLEELIKTLAPSTRICVAADITLTTEYIKTKTAINWKNENVDLHKRPAIFIIQA, from the coding sequence ATGAGCGTACAAAACGGAAAAATAGGAAAAGTATATTTAATACCTACAACATTAGGTGATATGCCACCTTTAGAGGTTTTACCAATTTCAATTAAGCAAACGATTGAGAAATTAGACCACTACATCGTTGAAAACGAAAAAACCGCTCGCCATTTCATAAAAAAAATAAGTCCTAGAAAATCTCAGCCTAGCTTAAAGCTTTTTGCATTAAACAAGTTTACCGAAGCAGCAGAGATTCCTAGTTTTCTAAACCCTTGTTTAGAAGGTTTTGATGTAGGTATACTTTCTGAAGCCGGTTGCCCAGGAATTGCAGATCCTGGTGCCGCTGTAGTTAAAATAGCCCATGATAAGAATATTCAGGTTGTTCCGTTAGTTGGGCCATCTTCTATTCTTTTAGCATTAATGGCAAGTGGCATGAACGGTCAAAACTTTGCTTTTAATGGCTACCTACCTATTGATGGTTCTGAGCGAAAAAAATACATTAAAAACCTAGAACGTAAATCAAAAGAAGATAACCAGTCGCAGGTTTTTATAGAGACTCCGTACCGCAACAATAAAATGCTAGAAGAGCTTATTAAAACTTTAGCTCCGAGCACAAGAATTTGTGTGGCAGCAGATATTACATTGACAACCGAATACATTAAAACAAAAACTGCTATAAATTGGAAAAATGAAAATGTAGATCTACATAAAAGACCTGCTATTTTTATTATTCAGGCATAA
- a CDS encoding low molecular weight protein-tyrosine-phosphatase, producing MKVLMVCLGNICRSPLAEGILKSKVDATKIYVDSAGTGGYHIGNAPDPRSIKVAHEHGLDISAQVCRKFTVSDFDSFDLIYAMDKSNYTNIIGLARNNDDAKKVKLILNEISSTDKEVPDPYYDAEDGFEHVFQMIDQACDSIAARLQSK from the coding sequence ATGAAGGTGTTGATGGTTTGCCTAGGTAATATATGCAGGTCTCCATTAGCAGAGGGCATTCTAAAAAGTAAAGTTGATGCTACCAAAATTTATGTTGATTCGGCAGGCACCGGCGGTTACCATATAGGCAATGCCCCTGACCCGAGATCAATTAAGGTAGCGCATGAGCACGGCTTAGACATAAGCGCTCAAGTTTGTAGAAAATTTACCGTTTCTGATTTCGATTCTTTTGACCTCATTTATGCAATGGACAAAAGTAACTACACCAATATCATAGGTCTCGCAAGAAATAATGATGATGCAAAAAAAGTGAAGCTTATTTTAAATGAAATAAGTTCTACAGACAAAGAAGTTCCTGATCCATATTATGATGCTGAAGACGGATTTGAACATGTTTTTCAAATGATTGACCAAGCTTGCGATAGCATAGCCGCAAGATTACAAAGCAAATAG